Proteins encoded in a region of the Magnetococcales bacterium genome:
- a CDS encoding TIR domain-containing protein → MDEGKLYSIDCDDLKHGMVLSDNVCHPEHAKIVLATRGLPLTEELINGLKNIGIKEVKAHHLFAKVIFETIKYVDQMFDIIDSIAKPNDNKKETIKNLNETKILVERRVKDALDLFNPMAVSALTELNTYHSGSAFHSLNTGCNVMDLGKNLNWSEKKIVRSVMAAILHDVGKRDVAKNLLECEIKLIGEQEKDFQKHTLQGFQLLLEANQGNLNDDAMAALTHHEWYVESNEGYGGLSTFRNKLLKNDNDENVVNINDYLTQASQDQLDILQSIIIADALSLLIESSTDKERMPPIKIMIIMINNAKLGRFNPDHFLAWYMKYTDIDGEQTLLERSIGNVFSFPREIENKYFEEHTVNLRDPINILTIEELINMGIYTEVRDLGLDLERMELRGGIQKTLIDNRVSKLKKKPIITDEMLVRNNIKLEKNSLKQKSIYFKINVSVRWLAYNAIKDTDIYKKLTKEYKFYDNSIIDNGGVSIARIADLIINKNSNRLVKNSKKELINEIEKLSDDYYKKIGLISKKFTLLLPAFEDRFNGDDLKKMGVFENLNESLKNKLELHKKRSVSAQFILRYLKGKSVNMSFSKSDLRNKGIIIEKKILYDMKIENVVKGGGGNKAIISFYREEEPEESIKFVIKNKKSDILIPLPENKEEWQDTIEFVEFDFSDSIKLPDFSNMTAGKHWYAREHHEDNDNRQYKYDVFISYSSKNKEVINKLAERLRGDKFKVWLDTWICKPGDQIEQNIINGLKDSRVCLLALSCHYIKSEWTKMEQNIAYFRDPYNEDKRYVPILLDDCEIPESLKNIVGIDYKQATEEGYEEIVNFLSNNQCKIW, encoded by the coding sequence ATGGATGAAGGTAAGCTATATTCGATTGATTGCGATGATCTGAAACATGGAATGGTATTGTCTGACAATGTCTGCCATCCAGAACATGCAAAAATCGTATTGGCCACTCGTGGTCTTCCCCTGACTGAAGAACTGATCAACGGCTTGAAAAATATTGGGATAAAAGAGGTTAAGGCCCACCATTTGTTTGCTAAGGTGATCTTTGAGACTATCAAATATGTTGATCAAATGTTCGATATAATCGATAGCATCGCTAAACCAAATGATAATAAAAAAGAAACCATTAAAAATCTGAATGAAACAAAGATTCTTGTTGAGAGAAGAGTGAAAGATGCTTTGGATTTATTTAATCCAATGGCTGTTTCAGCTTTAACTGAACTTAATACATATCATTCTGGATCTGCTTTTCACAGCTTAAATACCGGATGCAACGTTATGGATCTAGGAAAAAATTTAAATTGGAGTGAAAAAAAGATAGTTCGCAGCGTCATGGCAGCTATTTTACATGATGTTGGAAAAAGAGATGTTGCAAAAAATTTGCTGGAATGTGAGATTAAATTGATTGGAGAACAGGAAAAAGATTTTCAAAAACATACTTTGCAAGGATTTCAACTCCTCCTGGAAGCAAATCAAGGCAACCTGAATGACGATGCCATGGCCGCATTAACCCACCATGAATGGTACGTCGAAAGTAATGAAGGCTATGGTGGTTTATCTACGTTTCGTAACAAGCTACTCAAGAATGATAATGATGAGAATGTCGTTAATATTAATGACTATCTTACACAAGCAAGTCAGGACCAGCTTGATATTCTTCAATCAATAATTATAGCTGATGCTCTATCATTATTAATTGAAAGCTCAACAGATAAAGAACGGATGCCTCCTATTAAAATTATGATAATCATGATTAATAATGCTAAACTTGGGCGTTTTAATCCGGATCACTTTCTTGCTTGGTACATGAAATATACTGATATTGACGGTGAACAAACATTACTTGAACGCAGCATAGGGAATGTGTTTTCATTTCCAAGGGAAATTGAAAATAAGTATTTTGAAGAACATACAGTGAATCTTCGAGATCCAATAAATATTCTCACAATTGAAGAGTTAATAAATATGGGTATATACACAGAAGTTAGAGATCTAGGACTGGATTTAGAACGTATGGAGTTGAGAGGAGGAATTCAAAAAACATTAATCGACAATAGAGTTTCAAAGTTGAAAAAAAAGCCAATAATAACAGACGAAATGTTAGTAAGGAATAATATAAAATTAGAAAAAAATAGCCTAAAACAAAAATCTATATATTTTAAAATAAATGTTTCTGTCCGTTGGCTTGCATATAACGCTATTAAAGATACTGATATATATAAAAAGTTAACCAAAGAATATAAATTTTATGATAACAGCATTATTGATAATGGCGGCGTGTCGATTGCTCGTATTGCCGATCTCATAATTAATAAAAATAGTAATCGTCTGGTCAAGAATAGCAAAAAAGAACTAATTAATGAAATTGAAAAGCTTTCAGACGATTATTATAAAAAAATAGGCTTAATATCCAAGAAATTTACGCTTTTATTACCCGCTTTTGAAGATAGATTTAATGGAGATGACTTAAAAAAGATGGGAGTTTTTGAAAATTTAAACGAATCACTAAAAAATAAATTAGAACTACATAAAAAAAGAAGTGTTTCAGCACAATTTATTTTGCGATATCTTAAAGGGAAAAGCGTCAACATGTCGTTTAGTAAATCCGATTTAAGAAATAAAGGAATAATCATTGAGAAAAAAATTCTCTACGACATGAAGATTGAGAATGTTGTAAAAGGAGGTGGTGGCAATAAAGCAATAATTTCATTTTATCGCGAGGAAGAACCGGAAGAAAGTATAAAATTTGTTATAAAAAATAAAAAATCAGATATCCTGATTCCACTTCCAGAAAATAAGGAAGAATGGCAGGATACTATCGAATTTGTTGAGTTTGATTTTAGCGACAGCATTAAATTGCCAGATTTCAGTAATATGACTGCTGGCAAACATTGGTATGCACGCGAACATCATGAAGATAATGATAACCGCCAATATAAGTACGATGTATTTATAAGCTACAGCAGCAAAAACAAGGAGGTAATCAACAAGCTGGCAGAACGTCTCAGAGGAGATAAATTTAAAGTATGGCTTGATACTTGGATATGCAAACCAGGGGATCAAATAGAACAGAATATTATAAATGGCTTAAAGGATTCTCGCGTGTGCTTATTGGCCCTATCTTGTCATTATATTAAATCGGAATGGACGAAAATGGAGCAAAATATAGCCTATTTTCGCGACCCTTACAATGAAGATAAGAGGTATGTTCCCATCCTGTTAGACGATTGCGAAATCCCTGAATCCTTAAAGAATATTGTTGGTATCGATTATAAGCAGGCAACAGAAGAAGGGTACGAAGAAATAGTTAATTTTTTAAGTAATAATCAATGCAAAATATGGTAA
- a CDS encoding cobyric acid synthase, whose protein sequence is MSAAILMIQGTTSDAGKSLLVTALCRSLWRRGVRVAPFKPQNMALNSAVTIDGGEIGRAQAVQAQACGLEPHTDMNPILLKPNSDIGSQVIVQGRPVANLNAQAYRAFKPRAMAHALESFQRLRDRFEVIIIEGAGSPAEINLREGDLANMGFAERVDCPVLIVGDIDRGGVFAQFVGTLELLTPAEQNRVHGFIVNKFRGDPALLEPGLRWLENRTGKPVLGVMPFLPGLYLAAEDSFFRDPIPTAAGPESRFRVLVPRLPRISNHTDLDPLRLHPDIELLWGEKGQPIPGADLIILPGSKSVRADLAWLRQNGWEAAITRHLRYGGKIIGICGGFQMLGTTLEDPDGIEGMPGSEPGLGWLPMTTRFQPHKTLLNTTGHLAMGNHAPVAGYEIHMGQSHGPALETPALFLHGQPHGALSADGQILGSYLHGLFDQPDACQTLLAWAGLNTTQTIDLAQRRDSEFDRLADTLEQGLDFQKILDLLQSKIP, encoded by the coding sequence CTGAGCGCCGCCATTCTCATGATCCAGGGCACCACCTCGGACGCCGGAAAATCCCTTCTGGTAACGGCCTTGTGTCGTTCCTTGTGGCGGCGAGGGGTGCGGGTTGCCCCGTTCAAACCACAAAACATGGCCCTCAACAGTGCCGTCACCATCGATGGCGGTGAAATCGGTCGTGCCCAGGCGGTTCAGGCCCAGGCCTGTGGTCTGGAACCTCACACCGACATGAATCCCATCCTGCTCAAACCCAACTCCGATATCGGCTCCCAGGTGATTGTCCAGGGGCGACCCGTGGCCAATCTCAATGCCCAGGCCTATCGCGCCTTCAAACCCCGCGCCATGGCCCATGCCCTGGAATCCTTCCAACGGCTGCGGGACCGGTTTGAGGTCATCATCATCGAGGGAGCCGGCAGTCCCGCCGAAATCAACCTCCGGGAAGGGGATCTGGCCAACATGGGCTTTGCCGAACGGGTGGATTGTCCGGTGTTGATTGTGGGGGATATCGACCGGGGCGGGGTGTTTGCCCAGTTTGTCGGCACCCTGGAACTCCTGACCCCTGCCGAACAAAATCGGGTCCACGGCTTTATCGTCAACAAGTTTCGGGGGGATCCGGCCCTTTTGGAGCCGGGCCTGCGCTGGCTGGAAAACCGGACCGGCAAGCCGGTCCTGGGCGTCATGCCTTTTCTGCCCGGTCTCTATCTGGCTGCCGAGGACAGTTTTTTTCGTGATCCCATCCCGACGGCAGCCGGCCCCGAATCCCGTTTTCGGGTCCTGGTGCCCCGTCTGCCCCGCATCAGCAATCACACCGATCTGGATCCCCTGCGCCTGCATCCAGACATTGAATTACTCTGGGGCGAAAAAGGGCAACCCATTCCCGGTGCCGATCTGATCATTCTGCCTGGCAGCAAAAGCGTGCGGGCCGATCTGGCCTGGTTGCGCCAGAATGGTTGGGAAGCCGCCATCACACGCCATCTGCGTTATGGCGGCAAGATCATCGGCATTTGTGGCGGCTTTCAAATGTTGGGCACCACCCTTGAAGATCCCGACGGCATCGAAGGGATGCCCGGTTCGGAACCCGGCCTGGGCTGGCTCCCCATGACCACCCGTTTCCAGCCCCATAAAACACTCCTCAACACAACCGGTCACCTCGCCATGGGCAACCATGCCCCCGTGGCCGGCTATGAAATTCATATGGGCCAAAGCCACGGTCCGGCCCTGGAGACCCCTGCCCTGTTTTTGCATGGTCAACCCCACGGTGCCCTCTCCGCCGATGGCCAGATTCTGGGCAGCTATCTGCACGGCTTGTTTGATCAACCCGACGCCTGCCAGACCCTTCTCGCCTGGGCGGGCCTGAACACAACCCAAACCATCGATCTGGCCCAGCGCCGCGACAGCGAATTTGACCGGCTGGCCGATACCCTCGAACAAGGCCTGGATTTCCAGAAAATTCTGGATCTGTTGCAATCCAAGATCCCATGA